One Fusarium musae strain F31 chromosome 6, whole genome shotgun sequence DNA segment encodes these proteins:
- a CDS encoding hypothetical protein (MEROPS:MER0000836) has protein sequence MSTTPGVSFRKDGTKTFIPLENNPEVFTKLIHNLGVSEKLGFYDVYSIDEPELLAMIPRPVHALVFITPAPMWARVRENDPGSKELSYDGSGPDEPVVWYKQTIGHACGLIALLHSVSNGTAKSFIKPDSILDKILKKTQDLKPLERANHLYNSIDLEKAHMAAAVMGDTIAPASEEPSGYHFISFVKGQDGHLYDLEGGWGGPVDRGTLDEADDLLSNKALEVTVKRFTKAAEGNLEFSIIALATVPEGA, from the coding sequence atgtcaacaacaccaggAGTTTCCTTCAGAAAGGATGGTACAAAGACATTCATTCCACTCGAAAATAATCCAGAAGTTTTCACTAAACTCATTCACAACCTGGGCGTTTCCGAGAAGCTCGGTTTTTACGATGTCTACAGCATTGACGAGCCTGAGCTGCTTGCCATGATCCCTCGTCCAGTTCATGCTCTGGTCTTCATCACTCCTGCACCTATGTGGGCGCGCGTTCGTGAGAATGACCCAGGTTCAAAGGAGCTGAGTTACGATGGCTCTGGTCCAGACGAGCCAGTTGTGTGGTACAAACAAACTATAGGTCACGCTTGTGGTCTCATTGCTCTCCTTCACAGCGTGAGCAACGGCACAGCGAAAAGCTTCATTAAACCAGACTCAATCCTCGATAAGATTCTGAAGAAAACACAAGATCTCAAGCCTCTCGAACGCGCCAATCATCTCTACAACTCGATAGATTTGGAGAAGGCTCACATGGCTGCTGCAGTGATGGGTGACACGATAGCCCCTGCAAGCGAAGAGCCTAGCGGATATCATTTCATCAGCTTCGTTAAGGGCCAAGATGGTCATCTATACGATCTTGAAGGAGGTTGGGGAGGCCCGGTTGATCGCGGCACATTGGACGAagctgatgatcttctcagcaaTAAGGCATTGGAAGTTACTGTCAAAAGATTTACCAAAGCTGCTGAGGGGAACCTCGAGTTCAGTATCATCGCACTGGCAACTGTTCCAGAAGGCGCCTGA